Proteins encoded within one genomic window of Leptolyngbya sp. SIO1E4:
- a CDS encoding toll/interleukin-1 receptor domain-containing protein: MTKLFVSYALHDSKVVDAIVAELQAAGQGFDIWFDKDSIPPGGNWWHAILAGIRDCEVFLFMLSERSAQSEYCGLEVQYAADINRPIFPLMLPGAWITANKPDLAFDSTLLPKGLDSDIQRVPHQGTANLLSALSTAIETYDPNVYKDLSESVPLPLRPHETHPIEMYTRVKAALFDTRPPDVPTAKSALYTLLKNHAEFRDVAHAWLELLDRYNKLTLLAQCNMKDKLCQRFSEYKASYTSKLSDFLGFYDPYEYDSRFG, from the coding sequence ATGACGAAGTTGTTTGTTAGCTATGCTTTACACGATTCAAAAGTTGTCGATGCCATCGTGGCTGAGCTGCAGGCCGCAGGTCAGGGATTCGATATCTGGTTTGATAAGGACAGCATCCCACCAGGCGGCAACTGGTGGCACGCTATCTTGGCAGGCATCCGCGATTGTGAAGTGTTTCTCTTTATGCTCTCGGAGCGATCAGCGCAGTCAGAATACTGTGGCCTTGAAGTACAGTATGCCGCCGATATTAATCGGCCGATCTTTCCCTTGATGCTTCCTGGTGCCTGGATTACAGCCAACAAACCCGACCTCGCATTCGACAGCACGCTGCTCCCCAAAGGGTTGGACAGTGACATCCAGCGTGTCCCTCATCAGGGAACTGCAAATTTGCTCTCAGCACTGTCTACAGCAATTGAGACCTATGACCCTAATGTTTATAAAGACCTCAGCGAATCAGTGCCGCTTCCGCTTCGCCCGCATGAAACACATCCGATCGAAATGTACACCAGGGTGAAAGCAGCACTGTTCGATACCCGCCCACCCGACGTGCCTACTGCCAAATCGGCGTTGTACACACTTTTAAAGAATCATGCCGAGTTTCGTGATGTTGCACATGCGTGGCTTGAACTCCTGGATAGATATAACAAATTAACACTTTTGGCCCAATGCAACATGAAGGACAAATTGTGTCAGAGATTCAGCGAATATAAAGCCAGTTACACGTCAAAATTATCGGATTTTTTGGGCTTTTATGACCCGTATGAATATGATTCACGTTTTGGATAA
- the arsB gene encoding ACR3 family arsenite efflux transporter, which yields MTTGSQTNSKAFQAGGQLSFFERYLTVWVALCIVAGIALGRLFPGVAVTLDAMSVYQVSIPIAICLFFMMYPIMVKIDFSQAKRAAQAPKPVVLTLVVNWLIKPFTMVVIAQFFLAWLFRPLLQGTELIRGSEIALVDSYIAGAILLGIAPCTAMVLMWGYLSFSNQGHTLVMVAINSLAMLFLYAPLGRWLLAANNLTVPWETIVLSVLVYVGLPLLAGAVSRTWILRHKGRAWFNEVFLKYLSPISVAALLITLVLLFAFKGDLIVRNPLHILLIAVPLFIQTNFIFLITYVAAQKMGMFYEDAAPAALIGASNHFEVAIATSVTLFGLNSGAALATVVGVLIEVPVMLMLVEVCKKTAFWFPREPEKATLPDPRCARPLG from the coding sequence ATGACGACCGGATCACAAACAAACTCCAAAGCCTTTCAAGCTGGGGGACAGCTCAGCTTTTTCGAGCGGTATCTGACCGTTTGGGTGGCGCTCTGTATCGTGGCTGGAATTGCCCTGGGTCGCCTTTTCCCAGGGGTTGCGGTCACGCTGGACGCCATGAGTGTCTATCAAGTCTCAATTCCGATCGCCATCTGCCTGTTTTTCATGATGTATCCCATCATGGTGAAAATTGACTTTTCTCAAGCCAAGCGAGCGGCCCAGGCTCCCAAACCCGTTGTCCTAACGCTGGTGGTGAATTGGCTGATCAAACCTTTCACGATGGTGGTGATTGCCCAATTCTTCTTAGCCTGGTTGTTCCGTCCCTTGCTGCAGGGAACTGAACTGATTCGAGGCAGCGAAATTGCCTTGGTTGATTCCTACATTGCTGGGGCCATTTTGTTGGGCATCGCCCCGTGTACAGCGATGGTCTTGATGTGGGGCTATCTCTCATTTAGTAATCAGGGGCATACCCTGGTGATGGTCGCCATTAACTCTCTGGCCATGCTGTTTCTCTATGCCCCACTGGGGCGCTGGTTGTTAGCGGCGAACAACCTAACGGTGCCTTGGGAAACCATTGTGCTGTCTGTATTGGTTTATGTCGGGCTACCGCTACTGGCCGGGGCTGTGTCGCGAACGTGGATTCTGCGGCATAAAGGGCGAGCCTGGTTCAATGAGGTCTTTTTGAAATATCTCAGCCCCATTTCAGTGGCAGCGTTGCTGATCACGTTGGTGTTGCTGTTTGCCTTCAAAGGCGATCTGATTGTGCGAAATCCGCTACACATTCTGCTGATTGCGGTTCCCCTTTTCATCCAGACCAACTTCATCTTTCTGATTACCTACGTTGCCGCCCAAAAGATGGGGATGTTCTACGAAGATGCAGCTCCGGCAGCCTTGATTGGAGCCAGTAATCATTTTGAGGTGGCGATCGCCACCTCAGTCACCCTGTTTGGTCTCAATTCGGGAGCGGCGCTGGCTACGGTGGTCGGTGTGCTCATTGAGGTGCCCGTGATGCTGATGCTGGTAGAGGTTTGCAAAAAAACCGCATTCTGGTTTCCCCGTGAACCTGAGAAGGCCACATTGCCAGATCCTCGCTGTGCCCGACCTTTAGGGTAG
- the merF gene encoding mercury resistance system transport protein MerF, whose protein sequence is MKPKTAFWASLSGTVVVALCCFTPILVLLLGAVGLSVWVGYLDYVLLPALGVLLGLTLWSY, encoded by the coding sequence ATGAAACCGAAGACAGCATTTTGGGCCAGCTTATCCGGTACCGTAGTCGTCGCCCTCTGTTGCTTTACCCCCATTCTGGTGTTGCTTTTGGGGGCTGTCGGGCTGAGTGTCTGGGTCGGGTATCTCGACTATGTCCTGCTCCCTGCACTCGGCGTCTTGCTAGGACTCACCCTGTGGTCGTACTAG
- a CDS encoding 50S ribosome-binding GTPase — protein sequence MAITEQQRRILEDMAALAEVYRESHEFDQHEFHRTFLITEALVRNQLMPMLVRAKRPPAVTVIGGTNVGKSTIANALLGAPVASSDTKAAHTRNAAAFIPPSLDADTLFGDYECAFAGSEQTAYQATDQHGGHQYYVEPIRGDTPLGETILWDTPDVDSTLSQDYLHAVIEAATLSDVVVLVTTAQKYADDRVVRLVAMLMDVGVQPVVCFNQHKPDYEALVQQVRDTLITAMRFQPMAATDIPVYRLPYLTNSDELYSYPSVLAMRNDILNRLSQPRPDNTECLVTYLHQHLHEILTPMLARVEAFDAWNSAVHSASETMYADYETNYINNPDKYDAFKEANTYMLHIVTANMQGMQGLLQRARQLSSTPTKFIQQVTQATFVRANNMMNPALDNKAKRSNDLQAIRAANVQLNDSLTELINTNRQRANSHAFWDAVERVWLTEQESVLQKFEDATLSHWQASQVQIAQSAERIYHELEKDPRAIQRLKDIASWINGGALGGQLGLIFIHIPGTEFLTIAGPFDMVDPLFTLATPRIMAVILESTTTRSIIKPIQVDLQGFFKHSARQLIQDYCEKPLLDVGVMALEQLGGLRLKHYDSMKTLHQRIKRLLEPLTSDSDRFVETRDGNAHV from the coding sequence ATGGCAATTACTGAACAACAACGACGCATCCTTGAGGATATGGCCGCCCTGGCCGAGGTCTATCGAGAATCACATGAGTTTGATCAACACGAATTTCATCGCACCTTTTTGATTACCGAAGCATTAGTGCGTAACCAATTGATGCCAATGCTTGTCCGAGCAAAACGTCCACCAGCGGTCACCGTGATCGGCGGGACGAACGTCGGCAAAAGCACCATCGCTAATGCACTGCTTGGGGCACCGGTTGCATCGTCGGACACAAAGGCCGCTCACACACGCAATGCTGCCGCCTTTATTCCTCCGAGCCTGGACGCTGACACCCTGTTTGGCGACTATGAATGCGCTTTTGCCGGGTCCGAACAAACGGCTTACCAAGCAACCGATCAGCACGGAGGCCATCAATACTACGTCGAACCAATACGGGGGGACACACCCTTGGGTGAGACCATCCTATGGGATACCCCAGACGTCGACTCCACCCTATCGCAAGATTACCTACACGCAGTTATTGAAGCAGCCACACTGAGTGATGTCGTTGTGTTGGTCACAACCGCCCAAAAATATGCTGATGATCGGGTTGTACGCCTTGTGGCTATGCTCATGGACGTGGGTGTACAACCTGTGGTGTGCTTTAACCAGCATAAGCCTGACTATGAAGCACTTGTTCAGCAGGTGCGCGACACGCTGATAACTGCCATGCGCTTTCAGCCAATGGCTGCAACTGACATCCCAGTGTATCGTTTGCCATACCTCACAAACTCCGACGAGCTGTATAGCTACCCATCGGTGTTGGCAATGCGCAACGACATCTTAAACCGCCTCAGCCAGCCCAGGCCAGACAACACAGAATGCCTTGTCACCTACCTGCATCAACATTTGCACGAGATTCTGACGCCTATGCTGGCACGTGTTGAGGCGTTTGATGCATGGAATAGCGCTGTCCACTCAGCATCAGAAACCATGTACGCCGACTATGAGACGAATTACATCAACAACCCTGACAAATATGATGCCTTTAAAGAGGCCAACACGTACATGCTGCACATTGTCACGGCCAATATGCAAGGAATGCAAGGCCTATTGCAGCGGGCACGCCAACTGTCGTCAACACCCACCAAGTTCATTCAGCAGGTCACGCAAGCCACCTTCGTACGTGCAAACAACATGATGAACCCAGCTCTTGACAACAAGGCTAAACGCTCCAACGATTTACAAGCGATCCGGGCGGCCAATGTGCAGCTCAACGATAGCTTGACGGAACTCATCAACACAAATCGCCAACGCGCCAATAGCCATGCTTTCTGGGACGCGGTTGAAAGGGTGTGGCTCACCGAACAAGAGAGCGTTCTCCAGAAATTTGAGGACGCAACGTTGTCACATTGGCAAGCGTCACAGGTTCAAATCGCCCAATCGGCAGAGAGAATTTATCACGAGCTGGAGAAAGACCCTAGAGCTATTCAACGCCTAAAGGATATCGCCTCTTGGATTAACGGCGGAGCACTGGGCGGGCAACTGGGTCTGATTTTCATACACATTCCTGGCACTGAGTTTTTGACCATCGCTGGGCCGTTCGACATGGTGGACCCATTGTTCACATTAGCGACCCCGCGCATCATGGCGGTCATATTGGAATCAACAACTACACGCTCCATTATCAAGCCGATTCAAGTTGACCTCCAAGGCTTCTTCAAACACAGCGCCCGCCAACTGATTCAAGACTACTGTGAGAAACCACTTCTGGACGTGGGTGTTATGGCATTAGAGCAACTAGGTGGTCTGCGCCTAAAACACTACGATTCCATGAAAACCTTGCACCAGCGTATCAAACGGCTATTAGAACCGCTCACATCAGATTCTGATCGTTTTGTTGAAACTAGGGATGGTAATGCGCATGTATGA
- a CDS encoding DUF4157 domain-containing protein, which translates to MKPLARVIQRQDLPDEDELQMKPLPQTLQRQDLPEEDEDLQLKPLIQRRVEAEGTAPADLESSLAAARGQGRPLGDEVQGPMEQAFGADFSGVRVHTGSQSAQLNQSIQARAFTTGQDIFFRPGEYQPGNRSGQELLAHELTHVVQQNGSAVQPKEQRPY; encoded by the coding sequence ATGAAGCCACTCGCACGGGTGATTCAGCGGCAAGACCTACCCGACGAAGATGAGCTACAGATGAAGCCGTTACCCCAGACCCTGCAACGGCAAGACCTGCCTGAGGAAGATGAAGACCTGCAGCTGAAACCCCTCATACAGCGGCGAGTAGAGGCCGAAGGAACCGCACCAGCCGATTTAGAATCTTCTCTAGCTGCTGCCCGAGGGCAGGGGCGACCCTTAGGAGATGAGGTGCAAGGCCCTATGGAGCAGGCATTTGGGGCTGACTTTAGCGGCGTCAGAGTTCACACCGGTTCTCAGTCTGCACAGCTCAATCAATCAATCCAGGCACGGGCATTCACAACCGGGCAAGATATTTTCTTTCGGCCAGGGGAATATCAGCCCGGCAACCGCAGCGGCCAAGAGTTATTAGCCCATGAGTTAACCCATGTCGTGCAGCAGAATGGCAGCGCCGTGCAGCCCAAAGAGCAACGACCTTACTAA
- a CDS encoding YbaY family lipoprotein has product MKTYSILTLTIMSSNAIPYLVKGEILLSKELGSFSGARVHIYLEDVSLQDASAKIMAQQTITEFSHESGTEDRVAFSLQSGTINSRASYSIRAHITFHDDGYIHRGDYISTESYPALTDGWPNQVLVNVTEVK; this is encoded by the coding sequence TTGAAAACCTACTCTATTCTTACATTGACCATCATGTCCTCTAATGCGATCCCATATCTAGTCAAGGGTGAAATTCTTCTCTCTAAAGAGTTAGGCTCATTCTCTGGAGCTAGGGTGCATATATATCTTGAAGATGTCAGTCTTCAAGATGCCTCAGCTAAAATTATGGCCCAACAAACGATCACTGAGTTTAGCCATGAGTCAGGAACTGAGGATAGAGTAGCTTTTTCCCTTCAAAGTGGCACTATAAATTCCCGAGCAAGCTATTCAATTCGCGCACATATCACTTTTCATGATGATGGATATATTCATCGTGGAGACTACATCAGCACAGAAAGCTACCCTGCTTTAACAGATGGCTGGCCAAATCAGGTGTTGGTAAACGTGACAGAAGTGAAATAG
- the arsC gene encoding arsenate reductase, glutathione/glutaredoxin type — protein MKRVMFVCKKNSSRSQMAEGFAKTLGAGKIEVTSSGLEASQVRPEAITTMKDVGIDISDQTSDALSDFSPENFDAVISLCGCGVNLPPEWLTREYFDDWQLDDPAEQPEIFPRVRNEVKERVEALIAKLTAESLVA, from the coding sequence ATGAAGCGTGTCATGTTCGTGTGCAAGAAAAACTCCTCTCGATCGCAGATGGCAGAGGGCTTTGCCAAGACACTGGGAGCGGGCAAAATTGAGGTAACCAGTTCAGGATTAGAAGCCAGTCAGGTACGGCCTGAGGCGATCACCACCATGAAAGACGTGGGCATCGACATCAGCGACCAGACCTCTGATGCTCTCAGTGACTTTTCCCCCGAAAACTTTGACGCGGTCATTTCCCTCTGCGGCTGCGGTGTGAACTTGCCTCCGGAGTGGCTCACGCGCGAGTATTTCGATGACTGGCAACTGGATGATCCGGCTGAACAACCCGAAATCTTTCCACGGGTTCGGAACGAAGTCAAAGAGCGTGTCGAAGCCTTGATTGCTAAGTTAACGGCAGAATCGCTGGTTGCCTAA
- a CDS encoding SUMF1/EgtB/PvdO family nonheme iron enzyme codes for MVMRMYDLKLISVERANDLPSVGKGVVIVANIGDSYHARIFNRAGNQVLDKGNGEFIPDEMLGQQLKVAFSEQAIHYQTKSELIPKITFSLDHTLTPELFLCYSRVDTPIVNKLMAELKDEFLVWSDRSVKPGQDIWDEQLTSIENCDAMLFLLTSASLANELTQRQLNYAYQINCPIVPIVTNRPQGSGADTTSDQLIEPQAVKDLQKLYHKDNLLANEIRESLTAFKADNESTNRYRRLHLSRPDRPGDENTDALFSQAEQAARGLEFDRAIRLFKQLSNNRDLRTFCDDWQGVLASYKRVYNSDRQRRLFEGDYTGPTTSLTFRRWQEYLDNYPKNMPLFDPAGYAARAEAWGKVSEDDAMSGAYQQVLRIQQTEPLRMSEVGVLPEPFSWIIVPEQRIERRGPMRLLNNERVKPSYAIAKYPITVSQFARFLEDKAGYDVAGWWAFNQEASFWRVRQDAPQTLDHMHPEHPRTFVTWYEAMAFCSWLSDQTGKHITLPTVEQWEYAANKGNEFTYPWGEKWDCNCCNNSVSPSESTGISQVTRYDGVGESPFGVSDMVGNVWEWCLDKAYKVGNQAATTYSLRGCSSNSADSTMYAISTKHSLPAADALPNVGFRIVMYSS; via the coding sequence ATGGTAATGCGCATGTATGACCTCAAGCTGATATCTGTTGAGCGCGCCAATGATCTTCCCTCTGTCGGTAAGGGCGTAGTGATCGTGGCAAATATTGGCGACTCCTATCATGCCCGTATTTTTAACCGAGCTGGAAACCAGGTCCTTGATAAGGGAAACGGCGAGTTTATACCTGATGAAATGCTTGGGCAGCAATTGAAGGTAGCGTTTAGCGAACAAGCAATTCATTACCAAACAAAAAGTGAACTTATACCAAAGATCACCTTCAGCCTAGACCATACCCTGACACCTGAGCTCTTTCTTTGCTATTCCAGGGTAGATACTCCGATTGTCAATAAGCTGATGGCTGAACTTAAAGATGAGTTCTTGGTGTGGTCTGATCGAAGCGTTAAGCCTGGGCAAGACATCTGGGATGAGCAACTCACGAGCATCGAAAACTGTGACGCAATGTTGTTTTTGCTGACATCGGCCAGTCTGGCGAACGAGCTGACCCAGCGACAGTTGAATTACGCTTACCAGATCAACTGCCCAATTGTGCCAATCGTAACCAATCGGCCCCAGGGCAGTGGGGCAGACACTACGTCTGACCAGCTCATCGAGCCGCAGGCAGTCAAGGATCTCCAGAAGCTCTATCACAAAGATAACCTTCTTGCCAATGAAATTCGCGAATCACTCACCGCCTTCAAGGCTGATAACGAAAGCACAAATCGCTACCGGCGGTTGCACCTATCGCGGCCTGACCGCCCGGGGGATGAAAACACTGACGCGCTGTTCAGCCAGGCTGAACAGGCAGCCCGTGGCCTCGAATTTGACCGTGCAATTCGCTTATTCAAGCAGCTCTCAAACAACCGGGACCTCCGCACTTTTTGTGATGATTGGCAGGGGGTACTCGCCAGCTACAAGCGCGTTTACAACAGCGATCGACAGCGGCGCTTGTTTGAGGGAGACTACACTGGTCCGACCACCTCATTAACCTTCAGGCGATGGCAGGAATACCTAGATAACTACCCGAAGAACATGCCATTGTTTGATCCAGCTGGATATGCAGCTCGTGCAGAGGCGTGGGGGAAAGTTTCGGAAGACGATGCTATGTCTGGGGCATACCAGCAGGTTCTGCGTATCCAACAAACTGAACCACTGCGCATGTCCGAAGTAGGCGTCCTGCCAGAACCGTTTTCGTGGATAATTGTGCCTGAGCAACGCATCGAACGACGCGGTCCTATGCGCTTGCTGAACAATGAGCGTGTGAAGCCAAGTTACGCGATAGCCAAATACCCCATCACTGTGTCGCAGTTTGCCAGGTTTCTGGAGGACAAAGCAGGATACGACGTAGCGGGTTGGTGGGCCTTTAATCAGGAAGCGAGCTTTTGGCGGGTGCGTCAGGACGCGCCTCAAACTCTGGATCACATGCACCCTGAACATCCGCGAACCTTTGTAACCTGGTACGAGGCAATGGCCTTTTGCAGCTGGTTGAGTGACCAGACCGGGAAGCACATCACGCTCCCCACCGTCGAACAGTGGGAGTATGCCGCCAATAAGGGCAATGAATTTACGTATCCCTGGGGTGAGAAGTGGGACTGTAACTGCTGTAACAACAGTGTGAGTCCGTCTGAGAGTACTGGCATCAGCCAGGTCACCCGATACGACGGCGTGGGCGAAAGCCCTTTTGGCGTCTCTGACATGGTCGGCAACGTGTGGGAGTGGTGCCTGGACAAAGCTTATAAAGTCGGCAATCAAGCCGCGACTACTTACAGCTTGCGCGGCTGTTCTTCAAATAGCGCCGACTCAACAATGTACGCCATTAGTACCAAGCACAGCCTTCCGGCTGCCGACGCCCTTCCCAACGTCGGTTTCCGCATAGTCATGTACTCAAGTTAA
- a CDS encoding zinc metalloprotease yields the protein MQNYAVAASDHECSSEGECGDDFDGLLASDDVRTGFISGTNFTNKAVQYSVVDGLAVFEGCIVLGTVEEMEQKAAAVRAGQEDENEEEFGPSGVHIVGQKYRWPNGILPYAIDPRLSEKAKDWIRKAIIHWQERTSIRFVSRTNSNAGQYPNYVYFIPSNGCWSRVGMQGGKQDIGLSDRCGLGATIHEIGHALGLWHEQSREDRDRHIKIHWENIQPGKIHNFNQHITDGDDHGRYDYDSIMHYSSQAFAVDSRKPTISPVVPGKRIGQRQGLSEGDIATIQTLYSRGGSTKTRPYTVKEGDWLFNIAERELGDGDRWREIMKTPNGGFFTEAEAGNLRAGQIIYLPLS from the coding sequence ATGCAGAATTATGCAGTTGCAGCTTCAGATCATGAATGCAGTTCTGAAGGCGAATGCGGCGATGATTTTGATGGCTTGCTTGCGAGTGACGATGTGCGAACGGGCTTTATTTCAGGAACTAACTTTACAAATAAAGCGGTTCAGTACTCAGTGGTCGATGGATTAGCCGTTTTTGAAGGGTGTATTGTACTCGGCACCGTTGAGGAAATGGAGCAGAAGGCGGCAGCTGTCCGGGCTGGACAGGAGGATGAAAATGAGGAGGAGTTTGGGCCAAGTGGCGTGCATATCGTGGGCCAAAAATATCGCTGGCCCAATGGAATCTTACCCTATGCGATCGACCCCAGACTCTCCGAAAAAGCAAAAGATTGGATACGGAAGGCCATTATCCACTGGCAAGAAAGAACAAGCATTCGATTTGTCAGCCGAACTAATAGCAACGCCGGTCAATATCCAAACTATGTTTATTTCATCCCTTCCAACGGTTGTTGGTCGCGTGTAGGAATGCAAGGGGGTAAGCAGGATATTGGTCTATCGGATCGTTGTGGTCTCGGGGCTACAATTCATGAAATTGGCCATGCCTTAGGACTCTGGCACGAGCAAAGCCGAGAGGATCGAGATAGGCACATCAAGATTCATTGGGAAAACATTCAACCTGGCAAAATACATAATTTCAACCAGCACATTACGGATGGTGATGACCACGGACGGTATGATTACGACTCAATCATGCACTACAGTTCTCAAGCATTTGCTGTAGACAGTAGGAAGCCAACCATTTCACCTGTGGTTCCTGGAAAACGAATTGGTCAAAGGCAAGGTCTTAGTGAGGGGGACATTGCTACTATCCAAACGCTCTATTCGCGAGGAGGAAGTACTAAGACACGGCCATACACCGTCAAAGAAGGAGATTGGCTATTTAATATTGCTGAACGAGAACTGGGTGATGGCGATCGCTGGCGTGAAATCATGAAAACGCCAAACGGCGGCTTCTTCACAGAGGCAGAAGCTGGGAATCTTCGAGCTGGTCAGATAATCTACCTTCCTCTCAGTTAG
- a CDS encoding S8 family serine peptidase, which translates to MSEHANFSVPPSGQANEATGRYIITFRDNVLTEGISILRSRAGVTRLANAADFQASALSMEQLDAAGGAVFPNLGVAAVSLDEDALTQMMSCAGEDSSILAVEPERVFYAINDELPVDYLEGYRDAANDLYQKIVMKTPCEAGNGTAAAFADDAQSSWGLKGTKVTSSRYTGKGIRVAVLDTGMDLRHPDFKGRSIISKSFVPGEDVQDEHRHGTHCVGIACGYQDLNGQRYGVAYESTIYVGKVLSNAGKGNSSWILAGMEWAISNQCQVISMSLGNKVLTPSTAYETIGRRALENGCLVIAAAGNHRQKVANPPGTVGQPANSPSIMAVAATDRKSQLASFSGSSGSDLGANVDIAAPGVDVYSSVPMNQGRYDRLNGTSMATPHVAGIAALYSQAYDVRGPLLWLYLIWQTKRMSLPSADVGSGLVQAPQ; encoded by the coding sequence ATGTCTGAACACGCAAATTTTTCCGTCCCACCCTCTGGCCAAGCCAACGAAGCGACAGGTCGATATATTATTACCTTCCGCGATAACGTATTAACAGAAGGGATCTCAATCTTAAGATCACGGGCTGGCGTTACCCGCTTGGCTAACGCTGCAGACTTTCAAGCGTCTGCCCTTTCCATGGAGCAACTCGATGCAGCGGGTGGAGCCGTTTTCCCTAATTTAGGAGTGGCTGCCGTTTCCTTAGATGAAGACGCTTTAACTCAAATGATGTCCTGTGCCGGAGAGGATTCATCGATTCTCGCGGTTGAACCAGAGCGCGTCTTCTACGCCATCAACGATGAGCTCCCAGTCGACTATTTAGAAGGTTATCGAGATGCAGCCAATGACCTGTATCAGAAGATTGTAATGAAAACTCCATGTGAAGCAGGTAATGGAACTGCTGCTGCTTTTGCCGATGATGCCCAATCTTCCTGGGGGCTAAAGGGCACTAAAGTTACGAGTTCGCGTTACACCGGAAAAGGCATTAGAGTGGCTGTTTTAGACACTGGGATGGATCTGCGGCATCCTGACTTTAAAGGTCGATCGATCATATCAAAGTCATTTGTGCCGGGGGAAGATGTCCAAGACGAACATCGCCATGGTACCCACTGTGTCGGCATTGCGTGTGGATATCAGGATCTTAACGGTCAACGATATGGGGTCGCATATGAATCGACCATTTATGTTGGTAAGGTCTTGAGCAATGCTGGCAAGGGCAACAGTTCCTGGATTCTTGCTGGTATGGAGTGGGCGATCTCGAACCAGTGTCAGGTAATTTCGATGTCTCTAGGCAATAAAGTACTGACTCCTTCAACGGCTTATGAAACGATTGGTCGCCGGGCCCTTGAAAATGGTTGCCTCGTAATTGCAGCTGCGGGCAATCATCGACAAAAGGTTGCCAATCCGCCAGGTACGGTTGGTCAACCTGCAAATAGCCCTTCCATTATGGCTGTTGCAGCTACGGACAGAAAGTCTCAACTGGCTTCCTTCTCTGGGAGTTCCGGTTCAGACCTGGGAGCAAATGTGGATATCGCTGCTCCTGGAGTTGACGTGTACTCATCTGTACCTATGAATCAAGGGCGCTATGACCGCTTAAACGGCACGAGTATGGCTACGCCTCACGTCGCTGGGATAGCCGCCCTTTATTCTCAGGCCTACGATGTTCGCGGCCCACTACTCTGGCTGTATCTAATCTGGCAGACCAAGCGGATGTCGCTTCCCAGTGCAGATGTAGGCAGCGGACTGGTACAAGCTCCACAATAA